The following nucleotide sequence is from Paroedura picta isolate Pp20150507F chromosome 1, Ppicta_v3.0, whole genome shotgun sequence.
TGTGCTTAATTCAGACCAGCCCATCTGTTGGTAACGAGATCTGTCAGCTTAGTTGTTTCATCCTGACTGCAAGTAATGCAGAGACTTTTTGATATTTTGTATACCAAATGaaacagacagagaaagagagagagatcacatGCCTCTCTGAATTCTTCTAGGGTGCACCTGAGGAGGATGAAAGGAAAAGACGACGAAGGGAAAGAAACAAGATTGCAGCAGCAAAATGTCGAaataagaagaaggaaaaaacagaatGTCTACAGAAAGTAAGCTAATTGATTATTTCTAATGGCATGTCTCTAGGCAAGAAAGAGAACCTAGGGTGGTTGAAAAAGGCCTTCTGTTAAAAATGCCTAAATAAATGGCATAGTTTGGCACTGAAATTCCCTGAGTCTTATGGTTTATTATTGTATTCATGTTTGAATGACTGAAGATGGATTCTTAAGTGTGCTGAGCTTAGTGAAACGGAGGGATTTGGAAGGCAGACATAGTGTTACACCAGTATTCTGAAGGGAGTTCCAACCAAATGAGGGCAGAGagggagaacaggacaaaatggCAAGGAGTAAGGTCATAGGGCTTTATAAAGGACATAATAGGCAGAATgaagaagggggtggggcagggattCCTGATGAGGCTTTGCATAGTCAGGACAATGGAGAAGCGAATGACTCTAGCAGCAGAATTCTGAACACAGGTCATGCAGTTTGGGTAtgacaactgaagacagaagaaGGTTgcactaggccagtggttctcaagctggggaTCAGGACtcatttgggggtcgaatgaccttttcacaggaattgcggcagggtgagcagcttagcgggggggggggcactgccactgttgccactcctcctaagggcacccaccaatttatatacaatttataaccaatttatatacaatcatgaacaatggatcttcacaccattggtcagtttcagtttaatttctgtgaaagaacacttgcataattttatggttgggggtcatgaggaactgtattaggaaggttgagaaccactgcactaggcaGAGCAAAATATGAGAACTTCAGTCAAGGACACAAAGATGCGGTAGATTTTAATTGTTTGCTTGGAATTCTTGTGGTGGCCATTTATCCTTGCACAAAACTGTCTCCTAGGCTGCTAAACCCACTTCCCATTGCAGTTATGTGAAAAACAATACTGTTCAATTTTGAATGTGTTGTGTAAAATGTTCAGTTTTGTACTGACATTGCTCTTCTGTGATTAGGAATCAGAAAAACTGGAAACCATCAATGCAGAACTGAAAGCTCAGATAGAGGAGCTGAAGAACGAGAAGCAGCATTTGATCTACATGCTCAATCTTCACAGGCCCACGTGCATTGTCCGAGCCCAGAACGGGAGGACCCCAGAGGATGAAAGAAATCTCTTCATTCAACAGATCAAAGAAGGAACCTTACAAGGCTAAGTGACAGGCATGAGAGAATGCTTGATATCTTTAGGGCATGACTATACATCAAAAGGCCCCCAAGCTAGAAGCCATAGAGAAGCTACCTTGGTATTCCTGGTCTCTTGTTAGTCAAGAGAAGGCAAAGAAGATGACACTCCGGAGCAGAAAAGAGTTTGTTAGCTTAGCTGTTGTTCTCCCTGTTGACAAGACTCAATCAGGTTGAAGAGAGGCCTCTGCCTCTGCTTCAGGTTTAAGTATCTGCCATGCCTTTTAATTCCTAGGAGCCATATTCATGACAGTAACAGGCATGCTAAACTGCCGCTAGTATTTGCACTTGAGTTATTTCTAGTAGAACACTAGGACTCTGATGCACAAAATACAGACAAACAGGTTGAATGGACTTCCCTCTTACTTGAGTAGGGTAGGAAACGAAGATGAAACTTTGCTTCAGATTCTGAAAAGAAAAGGGATTGCAGTGTCCAGAATGCAACTTTTGATTCCAAAAGGCATTGCAATGTGGTGGAAATTACTACATTTGTGTAACCTAGTGCAATGTTCTGAACTAAGCATTGT
It contains:
- the ATF3 gene encoding cyclic AMP-dependent transcription factor ATF-3, which codes for MMLQHPGQISASEVSASAIVPCLSPAVSLGFEDFPNFNPLVKEELRFAIQNKRLSHRMPSTLDTVTVSDRLGEASLFKAEGAPEEDERKRRRRERNKIAAAKCRNKKKEKTECLQKESEKLETINAELKAQIEELKNEKQHLIYMLNLHRPTCIVRAQNGRTPEDERNLFIQQIKEGTLQG